The following proteins are co-located in the Haemorhous mexicanus isolate bHaeMex1 chromosome 30, bHaeMex1.pri, whole genome shotgun sequence genome:
- the NPC1L1 gene encoding LOW QUALITY PROTEIN: NPC1-like intracellular cholesterol transporter 1 (The sequence of the model RefSeq protein was modified relative to this genomic sequence to represent the inferred CDS: inserted 2 bases in 1 codon) has translation MLCPPPRGLVTNKDRSIDRVNDRSGPGADWPRCHQARGALPGWHQGAGGGXLKARVALGDTPVSMATSLALPGALLAALLALASPSLTPTRQAGVCAFYGECGRNPEVNVSLVPSEVPCLSNTPARVAQGALLSLLRVVCPELARGDNETTRVCCTFGQLSALRISVELSGAVLARCPACARNFANLYCHNICSPDQSLFTNVTRVTNSTAVSGAQAVLEYQLFYSRRYAEAAFASCRDVRLPATGGYAISTMCGRYGAQLCTAQRWLDFQGDKNNGLAPLQIDFQLLPNGSEPGQGIVPLDVPVWGCDQAPDAEQEPCSCQDCAQACPPVVPPAGPPPPFRIGRADGVLVICVLLFAVLALAFLVAVLCRRGTAELALKPRPRGRSRRVGDTWQRGLERAFRRWGVAVATWPVAVLVVAVVVAGGLSAGLVTLRLTTNPVELWSAPGSRARQEKEFYDHHFGPFLRTNQVIVTAPGRPGITYNSVVLGTKNFSGVLAQDVLLALLELQDTLAGTTAWVAGRKVGLQDVCYAPLNPTAPSVGDCAVSSVTQYFQNNRSHLALRAWQQDGKQQGTVDWHDHLIYCVNSPLSFKDITALELSCMAEYDGPVFPYIALGGYRESEYTEAEALIVTYSLNNFPAGDPRLEWARSWEQQFLNVVRDFQRRHGSNLSVTFMAERSLEDEINRTSGEDLPVFATSYLLVFAYIALALGEYTAWRRVLVESKVTLALGGIAVVLGAVLAAMGLLALAGLPSSLIIIEVVPFLVLAVGADNIFIFVQELQQSQQEPGETREQHLGRVLAQVAPSMLLCSLSETVCFLLGALSSMPAVRTFALTAALAIALDFALQMSGFVALVALDRRRQEAGRFDLCCCKKGKGGTARGSKGLLRPFLERYYTPMLLHPLVRPAVVLLFLFLSCAGLFLLFHVSVGLDQELALPEDSYLLPYFSALNQYLAVGVPTYFVTTGGYNFSSENGTNAVCSSAGCDADSLTQSIQLATLFPNVSYLAIPATSWLDDFLDWLNPTVRCCRIHQSGEHQGEFCPSTSTDPTCTLGQCLKQVRRPTPEEFQRFLPWFLQDRPTLQCAKGGLGAYDTAVSMDANGTILATRFMAYQRPLRTSQEYTGALRAARALAERITGTLRAVPGTDPAFRVFPYTVTYVYYEQYLTVVPEGLMTLALCLVPTFAVSFLLLGMDVRSSLATLLTIAMALLGTVGCMALWAVPYNAVALINLVAAVGISVEFVSHITCAFTRSCQPTRVARAAEATVTMGSKVVAGVAMTNLPGVLVLAFAKARLVRIFFFRLNLIVTLLGLAHGLAFLPVLLSYIGPGPQVPAGEDTPGDTVQGTGPGLGNPCFKDTDTDTDTDKDKDKDKDKGSGKG, from the exons TAAAG ATCGATCGATCGATCGGGTTAATGATCGATCCGGCCCCGGGGCTGATTGGCCGCGCTGCCATCAGGCCAGGGGTGCCCTCCCCGGCTGGCACcagggggcggggggggg ttTAAAGGCGcgggtggcacttggggacacccctgtcAGCATGGCCACCTCCCTGGCGCTGCCCGGTGCCCTCCTGGCCGCGCTCCTGGCGCTG gcGTCACCCTCGCTGACCCCCACGCGCCAGGCCGGCGTCTGCGCCTTCTACGGCGAGTGCGGGCGCAACCCCGAGGTCAACGTGTCGCTGGTGCCCTCCGAGGTGCCCTGCCTGTCCAACACGCCGGCGCGGGTGGCGCAGGGCgcgctgctgtccctgctgcgcGTCGTGTGCCCCGAGCTGGCGCGGGGGGACAATGAGACCACGCGGGTGTGCTGCACCTTCGGGCAGCTGAGCGCGCTGCGCATCAGCGTGGAGCTGTCGGGCGCCGTGCTGGCGCGGTGCCCGGCCTGCGCCCGCAACTTCGCCAACCTCTACTGCCACAACATCTGCAGCCCCGACCAGAGCCTCTTCACCAATGTCACCCGTGTCACCAACTCCACGGCGGTGTCCGGCGCCCAGGCCGTGCTGGAGTACCAGCTCTTCTACAGCCGCCGCTACGCCGAGGCCGCCTTCGCCTCGTGCCGGGACGTGCGGCTGCCGGCCACGGGCGGCTACGCCATCTCCACCATGTGCGGGCGCTACGGCGCCCAGCTGTGCACGGCCCAGCGCTGGCTGGACTTCCAGGGTGACAAGAACAACGGGCTGGCACCGCTGCAGATCgacttccagctgctgcccaacGGCTCCGAGCCCGGCCAGGGCATCGTCCCGCTGGACGTGCCCGTCTGGGGCTGCGACCAAGCGCCCGACGCCGAGCAGGAGCCGTGCTCGTGCCAGGATTGCGCCCAGGCCTGCCCGCCCGTGGTGCCGCCCGCAGGGCCGCCGCCGCCCTTCCGCATCGGCCGCGCCGACGGCGTGCTGGTCATCTGTGTGCTGCTCTTCGCCGTCCTCGCCCTGGCCTTCCTGGTGGCCGTGCTGTGCCGCAGGGGCACGGCCGAGCTGGCGCTGAAGCCGCGGCCCCGCGGGCGCTCGCGGCGGGTGGGCGACACCTGGCAGCGCGGCCTGGAGCGAGCGTTCCGCCGCTGGGGCGTCGCTGTGGCCACGTGGCCGGTGGCCGTGCTGGTGGTGGCCGTGGTGGTGGCCGGAGGGCTCTCGGCCGGGCTGGTGACCCTGCGGCTGACCACGAACCCCGTGGAGCTGTGGTCGGCACCGGGCAGCCGCGCCAGGCAGGAGAAGGAATTCTACGACCACCACTTCGGGCCCTTCCTGCGCACCAACCAGGTGATCGTGACGGCGCCGGGGCGCCCGGGCATCACCTACAACTCGGTGGTGCTGGGCACCAAGAACTTCAGCGGGGTGCTGGCACAGGACGTGCTGCTGGCGCTGCTAGAGCTGCAGGACACGCTGGCGGGCACCACGGCGTGGGTGGCGGGCAGGAAGGTCGGCCTGCAGGACGTGTGCTACGCCCCCCTGAACCCCACGGCGCCCAGCGTGGGCGACTGCGCCGTGTCCAGCGTCACGCAGTACTTCCAGAACAACCGCAGCCACCTGGCActcagagcctggcagcaggatggcAAGCAGCAGGGCACCGTGGACTGGCACGACCACCTCATCTACTGCGTCAa CTCCCCGCTCTCCTTCAAGGACATCACGgcgctggagctgagctgcatgGCCGAGTACGACGGGCCCGTGTTCCCCTACATCGCCCTGGGCGGCTACCGCG AGTCGGAGTACACGGAGGCCGAGGCGCTGATTGTCACCTACTCGCTGAACAACTTCCCCGCGGGGGACCCGCGCCTGGAGTGGGCGcggagctgggagcagcaattCCTGAACGTGGTGCGCGACTTCCAGCGCCGCCATGGCAGCAACCTCTCGGTCACCTTCATGGCCGAG cGCTCTCTAGAGGATGAGATCAACCGCACGAGCGGGGAGGACCTGCCGGTGTTCGCCACCAGTTACCTGCTGGTCTTTGCCTACATCGCGCTGGCCCTGGGCGAGTACACGGCCTGGCGGCGGGTCCTG GTGGAGTCGAAGGTGACGCTGGCGCTGGGTGGCATCGCGGTGGTGCTGGGCGCCGTGCTGGCCGCCATGGGGCTGCTGGCGCTGGCGGGGCTGCCCTCGTCCCTCATCATCATCGAGGTCGTGCCCTTCCTCGTGCTGGCCGTGGGCGCCGACAACATCTTCATCtttgtgcaggagctgcag cagtcgCAGCAGGAGCCGGGCGAGACGcgggagcagcacctggggcgggtgctggcacaggtggcaccgagcatgctgctctgcagcctctccgAGACCGTCTGCTTCCTCCTCG GTGCCCTCTCGTCCATGCCCGCCGTGCGGACCTTCGCCCTGACGGCCGCGCTCGCCATCGCGCTGGACTTCGCGCTGCAGATGTCGGGGTTTGTGGCGCTGGTGGCGCTGGACAGGCGGCGACAGGAG gCCGGGCGCTTCgacctctgctgctgcaagaAGGGCAAGGGGGGCACGGCCAGGGGGAGCAAGGGGCTGCTGCGCCCCTTCCTCGAGCGCTACTACACCCCCATGCTGCTGCACCCCCTGGTGCGGCCTGCTGTG gtgctgctgttcctgttcctgtcctgtgctgggctctTCCTGCTCTTCCACGTGTCCGTGGGGCTGGaccaggagctggcactgcccgaG GACTCGTACCTGCTCCCGTACTTCTCGGCCCTGAACCAGTACCTGGCCGTGGGTGTCCCCACCTACTTTGTCACCACGGGTGGGTACAACTTCTCCTCGGAGAACGGCACCAACGCCGTCTGCTCCAGCGCCGGCTGCGACGCCGACTCGCTGACCCAGAGCATCCAGCTGGCCACGCTCTTCCCCAACGT gtCCTACCTGGCCATCCCGGCCACCTCGTGGCTGGACGATTTCCTGGACTGGCTGAACCCCACGGTGCGCTGCTGCCGCATCCACCAGAGCGGGGAGCACCAGGGCGAGTTCTGCCCCTCCACCAGCA CTGACCCCACCTGCACTCTGGGCCAGTGCCTGAAGCAGGTGCGGCGCCCCACGCCCGAGGAGTTCCAGCGCTTCCTGCCCTGGTTCCTGCAGGACCGGCCCACCCTGCAGTGCGCCAAGGG CGGCCTGGGAGCCTACGACACCGCCGTGAGCATGGATGCCAACGGCACCATCCTGG CCACGCGTTTCATGGCGTACCAGCGCCCGCTGCGCACGTCCCAGGAGTACACGGGTGCCCTGCGCGCCGCCCGCGCCCTGGCCGAGCGCATCACGGGCACCCTGCGCGCCGTGCCCGGCACCGACCCCGCCTTCCGCGTCTTCCCCTACAC GGTGACGTACGTGTACTACGAGCAGTACCTGACGGTGGTGCCCGAGGGGCTGATGACGCTGGCGCTGTGCCTGGTGCCCACCTTCGCCGtgtccttcctgctgctgggcatggACGTGCGCTCCAGCCTGGCCACGCTGCTGACCATCgccatggcactgctgggcaccgTGGGCTGCATGGCGCTCTGGGCAGTGCCCTACAACGCCGTGGCACTCATCAACCTGGTGGCG GCCGTGGGCATCTCGGTGGAGTTCGTGTCCCACATCACCTGCGCCTTCACCCGCAGCTGCCAGCCCACGCGGGTGGCACGAGCCGCCGAGGCCACTGTCACCATGGGCAGCAAG GTGGTGGCAGGCGTGGCCATGACCAACCTGCCGGGCGTGCTGGTGCTGGCGTTCGCCAAGGCGCGCCTGGTGCGGATCTTCTTCTTCCGCCTCAACCTCATCGtcaccctgctggggctggcacacgGGCTGGCattcctgccagtgctgctcagctACATCG GGCCCGGGCCGCAGGTGCCAGCGGGGGAGGACACGCCTGGGGACACCGTGCAGGGGACAGGGCCCGGCCTGGGCAACCCCTGCTTCAAGGACACGGACACGGACACGGACAcggacaaggacaaggacaaggacaaggacaaggggTCCGGgaagggctga
- the MRPS24 gene encoding small ribosomal subunit protein uS3m has product MAAAARALRVLPRALHVPSVTRQLHTSPVCLKTRAARVRVGKGDKLVTYEQAHAPHHIGHRKGWLSLHTGNLRGEAGAAQRALEDAFLRRFLAGTFPGLLLEQPVLKRRGNLLVICALLARALPPHKLYFLLGYAETLLGHFYKCPVRLELQTLPARVPYKFL; this is encoded by the exons atggcggcggccgcGCGCGCGCTGCGG gtcCTTCCCCGTgccctccatgtccccagcgTCACCCGGCAGCTCCACACCAGCCCCGTGTGCCTCAAG acGCGGGCGGCGCGGGTGCGCGTGGGCAAAGGTGACAAGTTGGTGACCTACGAGCAGGCGCACGCCCCCCACCACATCGGGCACCGCAagggctggctgtccctgcacaccg ggaacCTGCGTGGCGAGGCGGGCGCGGCTCAGCGGGCCCTGGAGGACGCGTTCCTGCGGCGCTTCCTGGCCGGGACCTTCCCGgggctcctgctggagcagccggTGCTGAAGCGGCGCGGGAACCTGCTGGTGatctgtgccctgctggcccGGGCACTGCCACCCCACAAGCTCTACTTCCTGCTGGGCTACGCCGAGACCCTGCTGGGCCACTTCTACAAGTGCCCCGTGCGCCTGGAGCTGCAGACCCTGCCCGCCCGCGTGCCCTACAAGTTCCTCTAG
- the C30H2orf42 gene encoding uncharacterized protein C2orf42 homolog isoform X2: MQGNSGKRRSMDPCPGRPKAPSFLSDLGKATLRGIRKCPRCGTYNGTRGLSCKNKTCGAVFRAGSRRPPGADAVRLLSGAQGQLYSVRQRQRRCFVELGVSETAIQTPEGTLITQLSSGRCHAPACAGAAADEQCQHLKLALGCQAEATPLPLKSSVLGAVQAPAEAKQSLWELATEPTGPLVQRVTKSVLVVKCKASQRHSLGYLHASFGQRRFSCACRVPGHGRAKGEQQGEEDEEEEEEEEEESPPTRCIHFLACICAFASDESLAQEFSEFLASDGSGLKGTVIPQLLRGPGSTARARGAAAARAKRRRKDLGPGPQVPGPLLAPDPAHPNPRRSSLRKLPVVSSSPSSSSSSLKRHGCPQALDESQVSLSFQEWLGSVTERIHQTMHYQFEGHPEPLVFHIPQSFFEALQQRISSGSGKKRLPNSTTAFVRRDALPLGTFSKYTWHITNVLQVKQIFDTPEVPLEITRSFVQNRDGSYEPFRSPRVEVESLPEGLGPHERQPPLRPLELQTFLKVGHTSPTQKEPTPFTIEWIPDILPRSRLGELRLKFQYGHHGGPRQPPGRGTPPAEPPPLPLPPLGTIAFP; the protein is encoded by the exons ATGCAGGGAAACTCCGGGAAACGCCG CTCCATGGATCCGTGCCCGGGCAGGCCCAAAGCCCCGTCCTTCCTGTCCGACCTGGGCAAGGCCACGCTGCGTGGCATCCGCAAGTGCCCTCGCTGCGGCACCTACAACGGCACGCGGGGGCTCAGCTGCAAGAACAAGACGTGCGGCGCCGTGTTCCGCGCGGGCTCGCGCCGCCCGCCGGGCGCCGACGCCGTGCGGCTGCTGAGCGGCGCCCAGGGCCAGCTCTACTCCGTGCGCCAGCGCCAGCGCCGCTGCTTCGTGGAGCTGGGGGTGTCCGAGACGGCCATCCAGACCCCCGAGGGCACCCTGATCACCCAGCTGAGCTCGGGGCGCTGCCACGCGCCCGCCTGCGCCGGGGCGGCGGCCGacgagcagtgccagcacctgaaGCTGGCGCTGGGCTGCCAGGCCGAGGCCACGCCGCTGCCGCTCAAGAGCTCGGTGCTGGGCGCCGTACAGGCGCCCGCCGAGGCCAAGCAGAGCCTGTGGGAGCTGGCCACCGAGCCCACGGGGCCATTGGTGCAGAGGGTCACCAAGAGCGTGCTGGTGGTCAAGTGCAAGGCCAGCCaaaggcacagcctgggctACCTGCACGCCAGCTTCGGGCAGCGGCGCTTCTCCTGCGCCTGCCGCGTGCCCGGGCACGGCCGCGCcaagggggagcagcagggggaggaggatgaggaggaagaagaggaggaggaggaagagtcGCCCCCCACGCGCTGCATCCACTTCCTGGCCTGCATCTGCGCCTTCGCCAGCGACGAGAGCCTGGCCCAGGAGTTCTCCGAGTTCCTCGCCTCCGATGGCAGTG ggctgaaGGGGACGGTGATCCCGCAGCTGCTCCGTGGCCCCGGCTCCACGGCGCGGGCCCGAGGGGcggctgctgccagggccaagaggaggaggaaggaccTGGGGCCAG GCCCGCAGGTGCCCGGGCCCCTCCTGGCTCCAGACCCAGCTCATCCCaaccccaggaggagcagcctgagGAAGCTGCCCGTCGTCTCCtcctcaccttcctcctcctcctcctcactgaaGAGGCATG gctgtccccaggcgcTGGATGagtcccaggtgtccctgtccttccAGGAGTGGCTGGGCAGTGTCACAGAGCGCATCCACCAGACCATGCACTACCAGTTTGAGG GCCACCCAGAGCCGCTGGTTTTCCACATCCCCCAATCCTTCTTCGAGGCTCTGCAGCAGCGAATCTCCAGCGGCAGCGGCAAGAAGAGGCTGCCCAACTCCACCACGG CCTTCGTGCGCAGGGACGCGCTGCCCCTGGGCACCTTCTCCAAGTACACCTGGCACATCACCAACGTCCTGCAGGTCAAGCAGATCTTCGACACGCCCGAG GTGCCGCTGGAGATCACCCGGAGCTTCGTGCAGAACCGCGACGGCTCCTACGAGCCCTTCCGCAGCCCCCGCGTGGAGGTGGAGAGCCTGCCCGAGGGGCTGGGCCCCCACGAGAGACAGCCCCCGCTGCggcccctggagctgcagaccTTCCTCAAAGTCG GACACACGTCCCCCACGCAGAAGGAGCCCACGCCCTTCACCATCGAGTGGATCCCCGACATCCTGCCCCGCTCCCGCCTGGGCGAGCTGCGCCTCAAGTTCCAGTACGGGCACCACGGGGGGCCCCGGCAGCCCCCCGGCCGCGGGACCCCCCCCGCCGAGCCCCCCCCGCTGCCCCTGCCCCCCCTGGGCACCATCGCCttcccctga
- the C30H2orf42 gene encoding uncharacterized protein C2orf42 homolog isoform X1: MRPPGLAVRGAEGWRSMDPCPGRPKAPSFLSDLGKATLRGIRKCPRCGTYNGTRGLSCKNKTCGAVFRAGSRRPPGADAVRLLSGAQGQLYSVRQRQRRCFVELGVSETAIQTPEGTLITQLSSGRCHAPACAGAAADEQCQHLKLALGCQAEATPLPLKSSVLGAVQAPAEAKQSLWELATEPTGPLVQRVTKSVLVVKCKASQRHSLGYLHASFGQRRFSCACRVPGHGRAKGEQQGEEDEEEEEEEEEESPPTRCIHFLACICAFASDESLAQEFSEFLASDGSGLKGTVIPQLLRGPGSTARARGAAAARAKRRRKDLGPGPQVPGPLLAPDPAHPNPRRSSLRKLPVVSSSPSSSSSSLKRHGCPQALDESQVSLSFQEWLGSVTERIHQTMHYQFEGHPEPLVFHIPQSFFEALQQRISSGSGKKRLPNSTTAFVRRDALPLGTFSKYTWHITNVLQVKQIFDTPEVPLEITRSFVQNRDGSYEPFRSPRVEVESLPEGLGPHERQPPLRPLELQTFLKVGHTSPTQKEPTPFTIEWIPDILPRSRLGELRLKFQYGHHGGPRQPPGRGTPPAEPPPLPLPPLGTIAFP; the protein is encoded by the exons ATGAGACCCCCGGGCCTGGCTGTGAGGGGAGCCGAGGGCTGGCG CTCCATGGATCCGTGCCCGGGCAGGCCCAAAGCCCCGTCCTTCCTGTCCGACCTGGGCAAGGCCACGCTGCGTGGCATCCGCAAGTGCCCTCGCTGCGGCACCTACAACGGCACGCGGGGGCTCAGCTGCAAGAACAAGACGTGCGGCGCCGTGTTCCGCGCGGGCTCGCGCCGCCCGCCGGGCGCCGACGCCGTGCGGCTGCTGAGCGGCGCCCAGGGCCAGCTCTACTCCGTGCGCCAGCGCCAGCGCCGCTGCTTCGTGGAGCTGGGGGTGTCCGAGACGGCCATCCAGACCCCCGAGGGCACCCTGATCACCCAGCTGAGCTCGGGGCGCTGCCACGCGCCCGCCTGCGCCGGGGCGGCGGCCGacgagcagtgccagcacctgaaGCTGGCGCTGGGCTGCCAGGCCGAGGCCACGCCGCTGCCGCTCAAGAGCTCGGTGCTGGGCGCCGTACAGGCGCCCGCCGAGGCCAAGCAGAGCCTGTGGGAGCTGGCCACCGAGCCCACGGGGCCATTGGTGCAGAGGGTCACCAAGAGCGTGCTGGTGGTCAAGTGCAAGGCCAGCCaaaggcacagcctgggctACCTGCACGCCAGCTTCGGGCAGCGGCGCTTCTCCTGCGCCTGCCGCGTGCCCGGGCACGGCCGCGCcaagggggagcagcagggggaggaggatgaggaggaagaagaggaggaggaggaagagtcGCCCCCCACGCGCTGCATCCACTTCCTGGCCTGCATCTGCGCCTTCGCCAGCGACGAGAGCCTGGCCCAGGAGTTCTCCGAGTTCCTCGCCTCCGATGGCAGTG ggctgaaGGGGACGGTGATCCCGCAGCTGCTCCGTGGCCCCGGCTCCACGGCGCGGGCCCGAGGGGcggctgctgccagggccaagaggaggaggaaggaccTGGGGCCAG GCCCGCAGGTGCCCGGGCCCCTCCTGGCTCCAGACCCAGCTCATCCCaaccccaggaggagcagcctgagGAAGCTGCCCGTCGTCTCCtcctcaccttcctcctcctcctcctcactgaaGAGGCATG gctgtccccaggcgcTGGATGagtcccaggtgtccctgtccttccAGGAGTGGCTGGGCAGTGTCACAGAGCGCATCCACCAGACCATGCACTACCAGTTTGAGG GCCACCCAGAGCCGCTGGTTTTCCACATCCCCCAATCCTTCTTCGAGGCTCTGCAGCAGCGAATCTCCAGCGGCAGCGGCAAGAAGAGGCTGCCCAACTCCACCACGG CCTTCGTGCGCAGGGACGCGCTGCCCCTGGGCACCTTCTCCAAGTACACCTGGCACATCACCAACGTCCTGCAGGTCAAGCAGATCTTCGACACGCCCGAG GTGCCGCTGGAGATCACCCGGAGCTTCGTGCAGAACCGCGACGGCTCCTACGAGCCCTTCCGCAGCCCCCGCGTGGAGGTGGAGAGCCTGCCCGAGGGGCTGGGCCCCCACGAGAGACAGCCCCCGCTGCggcccctggagctgcagaccTTCCTCAAAGTCG GACACACGTCCCCCACGCAGAAGGAGCCCACGCCCTTCACCATCGAGTGGATCCCCGACATCCTGCCCCGCTCCCGCCTGGGCGAGCTGCGCCTCAAGTTCCAGTACGGGCACCACGGGGGGCCCCGGCAGCCCCCCGGCCGCGGGACCCCCCCCGCCGAGCCCCCCCCGCTGCCCCTGCCCCCCCTGGGCACCATCGCCttcccctga